One window of Sinorhizobium numidicum genomic DNA carries:
- the polA gene encoding DNA polymerase I, whose translation MKNGDHLFLVDGSGFIFRAFHAIPPLNRKSDGLPVNAVAGFCNMLWKLLTDARDTSVGVTPTHFAVIFDYSSKTFRNTLYDQYKANRTAPPEDLIPQFGLIRHATRAFNLPCIEKDGYEADDLIATYARLAEEAGADVTIVSSDKDLMQLVTSRVSMYDSMKDKRIAIPDVIEKWGVPPEKMIDLQAMTGDSTDNVPGIPGIGPKTAAQLLEEYGDLETLLARASEIKQQKRRESIIANAELARLSRELVTLKNDTPLDVPLEELRLHSQDGPKLIAFLKTMEFNALTRRVAAATDTDAEAIEPAYVPIEWGIEAHGPDLDIGEAAGPPPSPASSSVAPPRGEAAKAAVSFLTGGEDVDATGATPQGLAQARAQYFATAPFDHSSYVAIRDLDTLDRWIADARDAGVVGFETGTNSIDAMRADLVGFSMAIADYGVSPSGAKIRAAYVPLIHKNGVGDLLGGGLVENQVPVREALSRLKMLLEDPSVLKVAQDLKYDYLVMKRHGITMQSFDDVMLASYVIDAGNADHGMDSLSERWLSHKPIAYKDITGSGRSSLTFDFVNVDKATAYAAENADVTLRLWHVLKPQLASKGLVRVYERLERPLVAVLARMEERGITVDRQILSRLSGELAQGAAALEDEIYRLAGETFTIGSPKQLGDILFGKMGLPGGSKTKTGQWSTSAQVLEDLAATGYDLPRKIVDWRQLTKLKSTYTDALPGFVHPETKRVHTSYALAATTTGRLSSSEPNLQNIPIRTAEGRKIRTAFVATPGHKLVSADYSQIELRVLAHVAEIPQLRQAFADSVDIHAMTASEMFGVPVDGMPSEIRRRAKAINFGIIYGISAFGLANQLSIERSEAGDYIKRYFERFPGIRDYMENTKAFAREHGYVETIFGRRAHYPDIRSSNPSLRAFNERASINAPIQGSAADIIRRAMIKMEPALEEAKLSARMLLQVHDELIFEVEETEIERTIPVIVSVMENAAMPALNMRVPLKVDARAAHNWDEAH comes from the coding sequence ATGAAAAACGGTGATCATCTCTTCCTCGTCGACGGCTCCGGCTTCATCTTCCGGGCGTTCCATGCCATCCCGCCGCTGAACCGCAAGTCCGACGGCTTGCCGGTCAATGCGGTTGCGGGCTTCTGCAACATGCTCTGGAAGCTCCTGACCGATGCGCGCGATACGTCTGTCGGCGTGACGCCGACACATTTCGCTGTGATCTTCGACTACTCCTCGAAGACCTTCCGCAACACGCTTTATGACCAGTACAAGGCGAACCGGACCGCGCCGCCGGAGGACCTGATTCCGCAGTTCGGGCTGATCCGGCACGCCACCCGCGCCTTCAACTTGCCTTGCATCGAGAAGGACGGCTACGAGGCGGACGATCTGATCGCCACCTATGCGCGGCTTGCCGAGGAGGCGGGCGCCGATGTCACCATCGTCTCTTCGGACAAGGACCTGATGCAATTGGTCACCTCCCGGGTGTCGATGTATGACAGCATGAAGGACAAGCGGATCGCGATTCCCGACGTGATCGAGAAGTGGGGTGTGCCGCCGGAGAAGATGATCGATCTCCAGGCGATGACCGGCGACTCGACCGACAACGTACCGGGCATCCCCGGCATCGGCCCGAAGACGGCGGCCCAGCTCTTGGAGGAATATGGCGACCTCGAGACGCTGCTCGCGCGAGCCAGCGAGATCAAGCAGCAGAAAAGGCGCGAGAGCATCATCGCCAATGCCGAGCTCGCGCGCCTGTCCCGCGAGCTCGTCACGTTGAAGAACGACACGCCGCTTGATGTTCCGCTCGAAGAGCTGCGGCTGCATTCGCAAGACGGTCCGAAGCTCATCGCCTTTCTGAAGACGATGGAATTCAACGCGCTGACGCGCCGCGTCGCCGCTGCGACCGATACGGATGCGGAGGCGATCGAGCCGGCTTACGTCCCGATCGAATGGGGCATCGAAGCCCATGGGCCGGATCTCGACATCGGGGAGGCCGCCGGCCCGCCGCCGTCGCCTGCATCGTCGAGCGTCGCCCCGCCACGCGGAGAAGCAGCGAAAGCTGCGGTTTCGTTCCTGACCGGCGGGGAAGACGTCGATGCGACGGGCGCGACGCCGCAAGGGCTTGCACAGGCGCGCGCCCAATACTTCGCGACGGCACCCTTCGATCATTCCAGCTATGTCGCCATCCGCGATCTCGATACGCTCGACCGATGGATCGCCGATGCTCGCGATGCCGGTGTGGTCGGTTTCGAAACGGGGACAAACTCGATCGATGCCATGCGCGCGGACCTGGTGGGATTTTCGATGGCGATCGCCGATTACGGCGTTAGCCCATCGGGCGCCAAGATCCGGGCGGCCTATGTGCCGTTGATCCACAAGAATGGCGTCGGCGACCTGCTCGGCGGCGGCCTCGTGGAAAATCAGGTACCGGTGCGCGAGGCCTTGAGCCGGCTCAAGATGCTGCTGGAGGACCCGTCGGTGCTGAAGGTCGCCCAGGACCTGAAATACGATTACCTCGTGATGAAGCGGCATGGGATCACCATGCAAAGCTTCGACGACGTCATGCTGGCGTCCTATGTGATCGATGCCGGCAACGCTGACCACGGCATGGATTCGCTTTCGGAGCGCTGGCTCAGCCACAAGCCGATCGCCTATAAGGACATTACCGGCAGCGGCAGGTCGTCGCTCACGTTCGACTTCGTTAATGTCGACAAGGCGACGGCTTATGCGGCTGAGAACGCGGATGTGACGCTCAGGCTCTGGCACGTGCTGAAGCCGCAGCTCGCTTCGAAAGGGCTGGTGCGCGTCTACGAGCGCCTCGAAAGACCGCTGGTTGCCGTTCTTGCCCGAATGGAGGAGCGCGGCATCACCGTCGATCGCCAGATCCTCTCCCGCCTTTCCGGGGAACTGGCGCAAGGTGCCGCGGCGCTCGAGGACGAGATCTACCGTCTGGCCGGCGAGACCTTTACCATCGGCTCGCCGAAACAGCTCGGCGATATTCTTTTCGGCAAGATGGGGCTGCCGGGCGGATCGAAGACCAAGACCGGGCAATGGTCGACCTCCGCCCAGGTCCTCGAAGATCTCGCGGCCACCGGCTACGACCTGCCGCGCAAGATCGTCGACTGGCGGCAACTGACCAAACTGAAATCCACCTATACCGATGCATTGCCGGGCTTCGTCCATCCGGAAACGAAGCGCGTGCATACGTCCTACGCGCTGGCCGCGACCACGACCGGACGTCTCTCCTCGTCGGAACCGAACCTGCAGAACATCCCGATACGCACGGCCGAAGGCCGCAAGATCCGCACCGCCTTCGTCGCGACCCCGGGTCACAAGCTGGTTTCGGCGGACTACAGCCAGATCGAGCTCCGGGTGCTGGCGCATGTGGCGGAGATTCCCCAGCTTCGTCAGGCCTTCGCCGATAGTGTCGACATCCACGCGATGACGGCGTCAGAAATGTTCGGGGTTCCTGTCGACGGCATGCCGAGCGAGATTCGCCGCCGCGCAAAGGCGATCAATTTCGGCATCATCTATGGTATCTCCGCCTTCGGCCTCGCCAACCAGCTTTCAATCGAACGCTCGGAAGCGGGCGATTACATCAAGAGGTATTTCGAACGCTTCCCCGGCATTCGCGACTATATGGAGAACACCAAAGCCTTCGCCCGCGAGCACGGCTATGTCGAGACAATCTTCGGCCGGCGCGCCCATTATCCGGATATCCGCTCGTCCAACCCGTCGCTGCGTGCCTTCAACGAGCGCGCCTCGATCAACGCGCCGATCCAGGGCTCGGCCGCCGACATCATTCGCCGCGCCATGATCAAAATGGAGCCGGCACTCGAGGAGGCGAAACTCTCCGCCCGAATGCTGCTTCAGGTCCACGACGAATTGATCTTCGAAGTCGAAGAGACTGAAATCGAGCGAACCATCCCCGTGATCGTGTCGGTGATGGAGAATGCGGCGATGCCTGCACTCAACATGAGGGTGCCGCTGAAGGTCGACGCTCGCGCCGCGCACAACTGGGACGAGGCGCATTGA
- a CDS encoding TetR family transcriptional regulator, translating to MRRTKADAEATRKKILSAAERVFYEKGVSNTSLEEVASEAGVTRGAIYWHFANKTDLFLALYDAVPLPQEDMIAREIETEAFDTLAIVEKATSDWLEMLAKDEQRQRILAIMLRCDYDNDMSAVLVRQKEIDERHNATLELAFTRALERGQLQESWTPPSAARALHWMMMGLCTEWLLFGRRFDLVAEGREGLKRLFSSFRRPPVTTSDQ from the coding sequence ATGCGCCGAACCAAGGCCGACGCCGAGGCAACACGAAAGAAGATCCTGAGCGCCGCCGAGCGGGTGTTCTACGAGAAGGGCGTTTCCAACACGAGCCTTGAGGAGGTGGCAAGCGAGGCCGGTGTCACGCGCGGCGCCATCTACTGGCACTTTGCCAACAAGACCGATCTCTTCCTCGCACTCTACGATGCGGTGCCGCTGCCGCAGGAAGACATGATCGCCCGCGAGATCGAAACCGAAGCCTTCGATACGCTCGCCATCGTCGAAAAGGCGACGAGCGACTGGCTCGAAATGCTTGCCAAGGACGAGCAGCGCCAACGCATTCTCGCGATCATGTTGAGATGCGACTACGACAACGACATGTCGGCCGTTCTGGTTCGACAGAAGGAGATTGACGAGCGTCACAACGCCACACTCGAACTCGCCTTTACCCGCGCCTTGGAAAGAGGCCAATTGCAGGAAAGCTGGACGCCCCCTTCCGCTGCGCGCGCGCTGCACTGGATGATGATGGGCCTGTGCACGGAATGGCTGCTCTTCGGCCGTCGCTTCGATCTTGTGGCGGAAGGACGCGAGGGTCTCAAGCGTCTCTTTAGCAGCTTCCGCCGGCCACCCGTCACAACCTCGGACCAGTAA